The sequence TCTGAATACACAACAAAgggttacagcagcagaagaccacaccaggtgccaccccTGTCAGGCTACAGTTTGCGCAGGTTCACCAAAATTAGACGTTAGAAAATAGGAAAAATGTTGCTTGGTCTGATGACTCTCAATTTCTGCAGCAGCATTTGGATGTTGAGGTCATACCATGGactaaacaacataaaagcttAAATCCCACCTGACTTGTATTTACTGGTTCATTGTGGTGGATTCACaggtttctttgtttgtctgtttgttttatatatttagctCTATAGAAATGGTTAGAAATCATTATTGAGacctaaaataaatcaaatgttcATATTGATTCTTTTGATAATTGTTGCTGCACCGTAACATAACATTTGAAAGCATAAACTTTTCCTATTTATTGATCTTTGCTGCATATTCTCACCTGATGAGTTCAAAACGGTTGTGCATTTCTTTTCCAGATGGAAATACTGAGGTGGAAGTGAAACCGCTGAATGGTAAAGTGCATTTCAAGctaaataacttaaaaacatTGAATGTTTTTCCGTAGGTTTGATATGTGTGAGGACGCTGTTTCATGTTGCAGGGCCGCGTTCAGCTGGAAGCTCAAATATGTGGCTAAACATGCTGACCGCGATTCCTGCTGCAGTGTTTAAGCCCTTTGCATGCTATTTAATAAGAGGTTCACACATTAAATTTAGAGCACGACTACATAAGAGCTGCTGTTGTGCGTTTCAGGTTTGCATCACGGTGTCATCCCCGCTGCTGTGCTGGCAGCGTTGCTAATCTTTATCCTGCTGGCAGGGGTAATGTGGTTTCTGTACAAGAGGAGCTCCGGACGTTTCCAGCGGCTCCCCACGCTCGGCAGCGCTTATTTCAGGCAAACGGACTCGCAGGCTACGGAGTCAGATGGAAACGTTCTCATCGCAGACCTGGAGCCTCCCTCGGGAGAGTAGCACGCGTTGACTTGTTTCTTCCTCGAAGCCTCTGCTGTCCTCCCGTGCTCCGTCACCTTGTCACCGTCAGCTACGGATGCCGCGCTGCACTGTAAAACTGTGatgctgactcctcaggacagTGGTGAGATGATGACGGCAAGCAGTTTCGAGCGCGTCTCTAGTTTTCATTTACTCGCACCATTTAGGTCACCAAACACTTGCAAAGACACTTGAAGGCCACGGACTAAGAGATCACACAGACCAAGAAGGGACGCTAAAGAGCTTTGGACTTGTTTGAAGAGGTTCCGTTTGATGTCATCCGGGATTTATTCTGTTATGATTTGTAAACAGTGTTAAGGAGAATAATTTAAGACATGCTCTTGGGCTTCTTTTCAGGGCAAAAAGTCACTTTCATTGTCAAGCATGAGTACGATTCATGATAAAATATTCTTTACAATGATGCTTTGTTCATTCAGACTTctgttgatgggtctgtatgcaTGGTACAGTATTTTGTCAGTATtacttattttgtcattttttattctCTCATGTGTACGTGCTGTATGTTGGTCATGACCAAATAAGTACTGGGACTGAATGGATTTGCTTGGTTCTGGCTGCTGACGAAAAGAACACAGAGGGATATATGTTTTGcacagttttatttgtgttttaataaatcgAATTTGGTTGAATGGTTTCTGTTAGTTTCATTATTACTTACTGTACTTTCAATTTGCCTGGTGTTATTTTCTTTGCTTCATCACCTTAAACCCACACTTCCTCTTAGACGGCCAACTTAAAAGATGCCAGCAGAAACCACAGTGAGGTTGTGCATCTCGTATTTAactatgttttgtcttttgggcATTACTATTTTTACCAGAAAGAAATCTAAAAACTTAGATTGACGTGAGGGACAGAGATCAGAGTCCTTACAGACTGCCTGGGGAATAATGTTATTGATATAGTAATGATGTAGGGCCATAAAGGTCATTGTCCTTTTTTATTATCAAAGGAAACCATTCGTGCCTATCGGTTTCCCTTGAATGTTATCTGTTATGTTTTATGATCTCACCCTGAAACAATTTCTTGATAAATTTCTTCACTGTCCTGAGGGCAAACTTTTTTCCTGACATGGTGCCCTTTaagtaataatttaataatcacCCGGTGTTTTGTTGATCTCTGTAAAACGCACAAACGTCTCGGTGTGTGTGCAGTAATTATCGGTAACGAAGCTGGTGAAATAATAGAgaataaacagaaatgaaaggACAGGTGATCAGCTGTTAGCTGTCACGGGACTTTCATAGTAGATGAAAAAACACCCGAAAGCCCGATTATTCAGGGAAACAACCGAGTGGGTGCGAAATACCTTTCTGGGCAGGGTATGTGAAAGGAAGACGCCAGAAAATAACCAGAAAGTTCACGGTACTTGAGGGCGAAACCGGAAGAAGAACGTCACCACCTTCCAAATTAAAATTTAACGGTTGACTACGTcaacttttttctttaggtttttttttttttttttaacaacaccGTAATTTAAAAATATCCGATTTTTGGCTAAGTATTTAAATTTCTAACATAATTCTGGAACATGTTTTACTCCTTtgtcctatttttattttttatttaaagtttctCAAATGGGATAGCCTaatatcatttttaaactcgtaatttgatatgtttttaaatgtaaatgtgttctaatatttttttaattgtatctgataatactgattttggtaaaaaataaataaataaaattcaaatttgaCTTGGGGTTTCGCTTTATAATGGAGTTGGTTTCATTTCTTACCATGTTGGAAATACccctttttatatttatgtaaattGCATAATTATTGCATAAACATGGGCCTGAgctgtaatattttattttatgtggatGTGGTTTTACATATAGATTTAATATATAATTTTGACTTCTATTAGAGTCCTTCTGCATGCGCCTGTAGTGTCTGCTAGTCTGATCCATCGTGCGTAGCAGCTGTTTATTTCATAACGCTCCCTCTGAAAGGTTTCTcgttgctgttgttttattcGTTAAGCGGAAGTTTGTTGCTAAATTGACTTGGACTCAGTGGATGACAAGACTTTCAACTGGGAGAACTGGGTGGCGTCGGCGATCACTTTCGCTTTGGAGCTCAGTTATCAACCGGCCTAAACTAAGTGCGCCACGCTCAGAGGAGGCTTTATGATTATAACAGAAAGACTCGGTCGTGACCATGCCGAGTCTATCCAGAGcgcctctttgtctttgtttgttgaTATTGTTGGAGGCAGCTGTTCACTGGGGAACTGGTTCACCAGCTGCAGGTTTAGGTGAGTAGATCCGACACTTTGCTTTCATTTCTGTTCACTTGCCACACTCTCATTAAAGTCGCGTCTTCATTCCTCACTTGGCGCAAATGAGCAAAAACTTCTCCCATAAAAGCGCGAACCTTATTTTTAGGATGCGAAACACTTTTAACTGACAAGATTTTGGATTGAGATACAAACTCGGCGTTTGCTTATCTAGATGAAtgcttgtttattattattatttttactttgtttgcttgttttgttttttgttgttttcttgccCCCCAGTGTTATGTCTGACAGGTCAAAGAAATCGCTATCTCATCCTTCCCTCCCTCCCGAGCAGCTCCGTAGAGCCAAAATATCGGCATATTACTGCCGTGACACCAAGTCGAAACTGTACTCTGATAGTATTCCTGCTCAGTTGTTCTTTAGCTTCAGCCTGTAAACATTTACCCAGATCACCTTGTCCCCGCCTACTGTCCTCTTTTATAGTTCCCCTCTCTCAGCATAAATATGAAACTCTTTTATGAAGTCAAATGAATAATTCTCGGTGCGGGgatatttgtgtatatatatttattatgtaTTCATTTAAACGAGTAGTTTCACTCTAATAGAGCTGTATTGGTATGCATTTACActgcatatatattttttttttaaatagcatttTTTTATGTGTCAGTCTCAGATCTCTAAGTGGTGCGTGCCCACATTAATCATGGAAACAAGGTCAAAGTTTGAAACGGTGAGGTCTGCCTGTGTGCAATTAAAACCTGTGAGCTAAAGTGTCACGCTTCAGACTGGTTCAAAGGCTTGGTCTCCTTTGAAAAAGAGATGTTAATCTCGAGGGACGTCCcgattaaataaatgaataaataataaagtttttGTCACAGCTGTTAAAATTTAGTGAGACACAGTGAACATGTAAGTTAACTTCCATGCAAGGAATGGAATCCAACTCGTTAAAGGTGCTTTccggaccttttttttttttacaagtgtcagccaatcagaataaagTTGGCTTAGAGAGGCttcaggttttattttgtgctgagtcgtgcaaagctactctagaaTTAAGTTCAAAAATGAGGATAAAGAGCTGCAAACATCTTCACTTTAATTATGTCTGAGAACTGGTGACAGTGTGGGAACACAGTAGcgatgaggggcagccaatcagagcaaggCTGCCTTAAAGGGAGTTGAGGGGGCGTTGAAATGGATTGcttgagaagtggaatgaaCTCAGAGGAAGATAAATGATGATTATTTTTGAACTGCCGCTCATGCCAAGCTACTCTAGCACCGTCTGGGGATTAAAAGTGCAAAGCTAAGCGTAATAAGTCCCCtttaaacttgtgttttctgtcctgTCATCACAGATGAGGATGCTTTCACCATTCAGCACCAGAGCACAGGGAAATGCCTGAGTGCATGGGGTTCAGCAAACCTGAGCCTCGCCACCTGCAACTCAAACAGCAAGTCCCAACAGTGGAAGTGGGGTTCAGGTCAACGGCTCTTCCATGTGGGAACATCGCTCTGCATGGCGCTGGACGTCAATTCCAAGATGTTGACTATGTTCGACTGTGGCTCCAACATCCTGCTATGGTGGAGCTGTTTGGATGGAGTTGTTTACACTGTTTATCAGATGGGCCTGGCGGTCAACAACGGCAAAGTAGCGCTCAGTCGGGAAACTAATGACACTTGGGTAAGAGGAGAATCCCAAGACAACATCTGCCAGAGGCCATACCGCGGTAAGTGTGGATTCCTTTCTCTTATCTAAGAGACAGAATTGCTTACATGGActggctgttttcttttctttctttcttttttctgaataGTGCTTCAGGAACTAATTTGTCAAGAAATTAGTTAAAGTCAGCTTGTGCTTCTGTTGTGTTCACTTCTTGAACTAAATGTGAAGACAGTCCAGGCTTGTAACACATTACACCTCTGGCTCTTGTGTCACCTGACCATACAAATTCTGGTTCCTTTTAAACACGCCCTGTCAGCTTAATTGTTGTCAGGCCTCTCAGTTATTGCTTCTTTGCGCTGGGCAACAACACAGGGTGTCAAATTCCAGGTGTTAAACTTGCTCTGAAAACGTAGAGTCTGCCTGTTCCGTTTCTTTTGTTTGTCGTTGTGGTCGTGCAATCGTCTGCAGCATGTCTGCAAGGTGCAAAGGCTCCGTAACGCAgacttttactttcttttctgCGTTCATTCCTGTTTTGATACACATTCCACCGAACACTGCAAGGTTAAAGAAATATTCAGGTAGTGACCGAATGTTTGGccataacattttaaataactgtGTGTTATTAAAACAGTTTAAGCTCTTGATTAAGGACACTGAAGCTTAGGAGGTGCTCTAGAAGTACATGATGCAATACCAACCAGACCTGATCGACTGCCACGTCTGATCCACGTATTTGAAACAGAAGAGCATcttgtttattgtcatttttcatGTCTGCAGTAACATTTAGAGAGAAGTTCTTCTTCAAATGGCCCATTATTATGTGTTCAGATCCTTTTTGTGGCAATACAGGAAAATTAGTTTGAGTGCAGAGAGCATGAATATTAAATTCAATCACAATGATGATGCAGACTAAGCTGAAGATGCACTTACATGCTACTTTTCGCATTTAACTGAATCAAGACTCCTTTCTTGggactttgtttcttttctgtcaCTTTCTGTCACTGAAGCAATAAACAAAGCACAATTTTTGCATCGTCTTTGATTTCAGTTTCTCCACAGACTTGTTGGGGGTGCAGGAAGGAAGGGAGACGTTGGCTTATAAACAAGCCTAACCTCCCCTTCttcacattcatttatttatcagtATACAGGAATTGATCTAAGGAGTAGGATGAGCTGTCTATATTGGAAGCTCACGTTTGATTGTGTGTATTACGGTACGAAGAAGGTGCTTTGGTGTTTGCAGGAGGGCGTCAAATTTCATCTCATCCGTCGCTGCTGTGAGATGATTTACGAGTCGTCGAAATGAAACGACTACCACGGGCTTGAAATAGATCTTTGACTTTGTTCACTTCTTCTCTCGGTGCAGTCATCCATACCATGGATGGGAACTCTGCCGGCAGCCCCTGTGAGTTCCCCTTCAAGTACAATAACAGCTGGTATCATGGATGCCTCCCCGATGCAGAATTCCCTGGAATGTCCTGGTGTGCCACCTCCTCAGACTATGACCAAGACAAGAAGATGGGACGCTGTCTGAAACCTGGCacgttgtatttttatttacttgtagTTTTAATGGTTTAATGGTTTTTAACTGTTTCTTTATTCACCAAGCCactaacatatttatttttgagagcatttaaagcagaaaaaaaatttgtgtgGTCATTTCCAAATGATGTCGTTGCACAGTTTAACCAACAGGGCGGGGTCAGCTCCATTAATAGTTAGCACTGTCTGCAGCACATGTAGCGGTATAACTTTAGACTCTTGTTATATATAAAGAATATATTCTTATATCAACATCAAAATATTTACCCTATTTAAAAAAGTTACCCTAATAATCTTTTTGTATATTGTTATATTAATATAACAGTTCACGTTCATGATATTAATGACTTAAACATTCTCGTTGCACATAAATGTGTCCAAGCTTAAATCCACTTTTATTTGTTAATATTGAATATCCGAAGCTAcatgaaacacaaactgttgATACTGATACTGTTGTTGTGTCTTTGACTTTGCAGAGGAGGGCTGCCAGACTCTTTTTACTGGTCCAGACGGCGATTCATGCTATGAGTTTGTCACCAACGGTGCGGTGACCTGGCACGAAGCTCTGGATTCGTGTCGCAGTCAGGGAGCAGATCTGCTTAGTTTCTCTGGGCCCGATGAGCTCAATTCTACAATCTGTAAGACTGACTTACTACTAGTACTTCTATTACTGCGGCTACTTCCataatacaattaaaaaaacacaaaggtttaaaaaaataagtacatTCAGATTGTCTTTGTGACAGAAATGTCTCATTTACaacaaaaaattgcaataatggTGACATGAGCAATGCTCGagattttgattttaaaagaaGTATAAATAAGTAATGAGAAAAATGATTCAGATCGTCACTGTATGAGCAGGCCTGTGCTTCTCAAGGTCTTGAACTATTAGTCACACAAcctggaaataaaaaaacacacacacagaaacacacttttCCTACCTTTAGTCAGTCAGAACTAATCCTTCTAAAACAATCCTGTCGTAATGTGAATATTTTCTGTACTGTGGTGATTTCTAAATGACTTTATTTAAAGTTTCTTTCTCCTTCCTTCTATCGCTTTgtcttttattagtttattagtcTGCTTCTCCTATTTAGTGTTCCTTGTGTGACAAGTAGAGACGTACAGAAAGGAAAAGAATCTGTGAACGACTGCAAACTTTCAGTCTAAATAAGTCCTGGgatttttgttcttacttttttatttctgaATTTTCCAAGTATGATGTCATAGAAGCcacatatttttcatttcctcaatttgttttatttatgtcctTTGCTTCTTAATCGTCATTCTTTGGGATTTTCAGTGGATGATTACAAAAGGGTGAACTGTAAAATGTTCGCCTATACAACCCCATTTCCAAAAGAGTTGGagcactgtgtaaaatgtacattaaagaaactgaattTAATGGTTTGCAAATCTCACAAAATCTTACTTTATTATCATCAGCCTGCAACTGGATGCATGTGATCTTCAGGCCATCTTTTTGGAATTGAGATTGCATCTAAAGAGTAAATGAAACAGCTGTGGAGGCTCAAAGTTCCAACTTGATGATTGAAACTGCATTAGACTTACAATTTCCTTCATTACATTTACTTGtcctgtgtgctgtggtgttgCATTGTGCAGTGTTGGACGGCCTTGGCAGAATGCCGGAGAGGATGTGGATCGGCCTTCACCAATTAGATACTTCTCAAGGATGGCAGTGGTCAGATGGCTCTCCTCTCTCCATGTTACGCTGGGAACAAGGTAACAGTGAATATGAATGTATTTTTCACCTGTTACTTACCACTCATTCTCTCTGAGAACTGTGCTGCACATGTTCTCATTTTGCAGCCTCGTTTGTAGGCTTTGTTTCCACAAAACCAGAATAACACAGTTTCACTTGCCAGAAACACCTGGTCCTCTCACCACACCAAATCTTGCATCAACGCTGTGTTTCTGCTCGTCTATGAAAGGGAGCGTTGGTGTCGGTCAGAGAAACAATGAAACTAGTGTTGTGAAGAAACCCACTGTGCcacacactgtgacactgggactGCTAATGTTGTTGAATGACCCATTTACAGTACTGAGTAATGCCTGCTAGCTTTTGTAATGTGTATTTCTTCTTAACGAGAGCAAGCATGAATGTAGCATGAAGTATATTGCAGTCATTTAGTTTTCCATTGATATAAACTCTTTGTGATTGCTCTCATCAGCAAGATTGTGCTGGATCAGAGAACTCTGAACTTCTATGTAAAGCACAGTTGATATGCTAAACTTTGAATGATACCCACATCTCTTGTCCTTCTCGCagtgactgtttatttttattgatatttGTGTGGTTATATATGTAACAGGAATGCCCTCCACCTCCATCATCATTCTGTCAGACTGTGGAGTCCTGAACTCCAAGACCAACTATGAAACGATGGCGTGTAACAGGCGGCTGCCATACGTCTGCAAGAAGAGAGTCAATGCCAGtgagacaacaacaacaggtgaGCTGGCTGCTGACGCTCAGCAGTTACACTTCTATTGAGTCatacttacaaaaaaaaaagaaagaaaaagatttgaGCGCCGATTTGGTTCACCACATATACCGCAGGGCTTGTTGCGGCACTCTGGGTTTGGTTTGGGGCTCTTTGTTGCGTTTCTTCCCCCGCTTTCTTTCATCGCTTTCCTGTCTAAATCTTCACTGTTCTGtcaaatgaatgtaaaaataatgtGCTAGGGGGGGTCACGTGGCCAAGCATTAAGATGGCAGCTTAGCGAGGTCGCTCTCAGGACAGTGTACAAACTTTCTATAAAAAACCCTTGCATATGCTGTTAGTGTGGTCTGGAATATACGGCACTGACATGTCAAAAGCTTCATCTGTGAAACAGTGTGACATCTTTACCCGAAGACGCAAGACAGGCGCTATACCATCAACGTCCGACACAGATGCTAACATGGCTAGCATAGCCGAGGTTTTGGATGAACTCAAATCACTCCGGTCGGATTTTGGAGCCAAGTTGGACAGCATCGATATAAGACTGACTGGGATGGCGAGCGCAGTGACTGCACTGGAGGGTAAAGTCTCGGAGGTAAAGCAAGACATATTGAACCAGGGGGCTCATATCGAAGAGGCCGAAGCCCGCATTGCCGAAGTTGAAAGCACACTTGAGAAAACAGAAACGTCACTGAACTCGGCTATCAAACGAATCGCACTTCTTGAAGCCAAAACAGATGATTTGGAAAACCGCGGACGACGAAAGAACCTGCGCATCTTCGGCATAAAAGAGGGAGCAGAGGGGCAACAATCACTCTTCGAATTTATTAACATCATGCTACCTAAGTGGCTGGGGCTAGCGCCCGACAAGTCATTCACACTGGAGCGAGTGCATCGCACGCTTGCCTCCGGGAAACCAAACCAGAGCAGAGCGGTGCTTATTCGTTTCTTAAAATTCCAAGAGAAGGAACTGGTATATCGGGaagcaagaaaacaacaaattacaCATGATGGGGCCAAGATCACATTTGCACAGGATCTGTCTGCGGAGACGGTTCGGATCCGACGGGGATTTCACCcggttgtcaaactgtttatcGATATCAATGCCTTCCGTGGATTCCAGCACAACCCATGCAGACTCAGAATCCTGTACGGTGGGAAGATCCACCTCTTCTCAACACCTCAAGAAGCCGAAAAATTCTACAAGAATCTGCCGAAGGAAACAGCAGAGGATGCTCATCACCAGTGAGTTGGTTAAACAACAGGTTAACCATTAAGACACTCCATAAGACTGCCTCTGCTTCAACATAACCGACCAGTAATTGAGTCACTGATAAGAGACAGATAAAATTTTGAGCTCGAATTTATGTGGGACTTCTGTTACCATAACTGGGCGTTTTTAAGCGCATATTCGTTCTAAGTTTGATTGCAATCGTTTTTGGGTTGTAGATTAACAGCTGAACCTCACCtaagtcttttttgttttgttttgttttgtcctaCCAAGGGTAAACTTTGCTTTATTGTGGGGGAAGAATCAGTATCATTGTATGGTTAGTGTACACTGTCTGATTTATGGGGTTTTGGAGAGGTCGCGTTGACTAGTTACTCCTCAGTGATGTGGATTAACGCCCTCCAAATAATTTGTTCAAGGGAGGGGGGAGACATTTCCAACAAGGAAATGCAAATGTTCAATCAGAAATTGTTTACAAGTTCTTTATCtggtatgtgtgagtgtgtgaatgtatgtgcAAACCTGCTTCGTCAATTTTCCCTTTACTTTGTTTATTTAAGTGAACAGTCTGACAATATTTTATGGAGAGGACAACTAAAGAGAACATTTTGAAGGTTAACATTACGACCTGGAACGTTAGGGGGATACGGAAGTTAGCTAAACTGAAACAAGTATTAAACCgactaaaacattttaactcTAGGATTATTTTCCTACAGGAATCTCATCTTACTGCATCAGAGATACATTTATTAACCAAAAGATGGCAGGGTCaggttagagctgggcgatatgagattttttcatatcacgatatgtttttttcatttcaggcgataacgatatctatcacgatataagccaaataactatatttgtaagatttaaatgtgccgttgctcacaagtaaaatgtgaaataatcagcagcttgtttttaaatatttatttcccataataagttcaacagggtagatgtacttaaggaacatgagactttttcagataaataaaggcaaatattgcaaactacacaaaaggcagccgctaaagcgtttaagtttcaaaatagaacaaatgaaacagactaaattgtcaattccacttagaaacaaagtattaattctaaaaataaatcttagtttgttttacagaagaacagacaaaactgactaacttttgtcaatatcaaataaactgagaactaaaaggaaattctcaatctctccttgttgtatagcttagcttttcaaacagttttaacagttactttagtctgacaaaagccgaatgacgaattagcgcttccagtcagagactgaggctacgtccacacgtacacgggtatttttgaaaacggagattttccgttttcgttttaaaaaataatcctgtccgcacataaagggagaaatgaaggaaaacgctgctatgaacatgccaaagcagcaggtggcgctagattcctaaccgtgcagaaatgttggccaatcagaagtctagaagcctcggtgggaaaaagtaaacaaagctgcggcatagaagcagaaccgagtcgtatgtgtggacagacagtaactgtgtgtatgtgtaagcatttaaacactgcagagagtagaattaacagtaacagtattgtagaaattcatttcaccgaaacaataacgtggcgcagtgtgacgcatgcaccagtttattgtatttccagacttgctttcggcacaatttacagtgcacgctactctgttttttgtcagacttgaaatagccgaaataccttcaaactacggaacttctatggctcttccgttcgacaatctctccggcattggaaccatcatctgttttctcttcggtcacgctcggttgatttttctagtcagcacactcatttcctccattatgcgctggctccattacccgctggctgcttcccaaacaaacacacgtgcggcttggcacttgtgctgtacgtaacaagtgaCGCGACGTGacactgcggctgtgattggttcggctctgcgctactttatttggattggctgacctttttttttttttttttttttttttttaagaggacaagagcggcgaggtctatcgcgatagcttaatttctctatcgagtaaaagttatatcgcgatacatatcgttatcgttctatcgcccagctctaggtcAGGtatatttctcttcttttactAGACATGCCAGAGGAGTCATTACTCTTATACATAAGTCAATCCCATTTCAAACTACGAGGGTGATTACAGATCCAAACGGGAGATATGTAATTGTGCAGGGCCGTATCTCCATGTTAGAAATAAACCTGATAAATATCTATGGCCCCAACGAGGATAACCCATCCTTCTATGAAAATCTATTTCTCACAATATCAACCTTGGAGGGCCTTTATATCATAGGAGGGGACTTCAATTGCGCCCTGGACCCTAACCTGGATAGGTCGTCTCAAACTGACACTACTCATACCCAGActagaaaaatactttttaactaTATGAAAGATTTGAGATTAAATGAGGTCTGGAGAACAAGGAATCCAAATAACAGGGAATTTTCATGTTATTCTAGTTCGTATCAAAGTCATTCGCGGATAGACTACTTTCTTATCTCTACAGAGTTATTACCTTGTGTTGAGAACTGTTGGTATAACAGTATTGTGATTAGTGATCACGCAGCAGTATGTCTATCAGTTAGATTGGGCGAAGTTGATCAAGGTGTAAAGCGATGGAGGttgcaaacatttttgttaaagGACCCATCATTTGTCAAATTTATAGAAACTTGCATTGAtcaatattttcaaataaataaagatgaaaccACAGCTAGTATTAGGTGGGAAGCATTTAAAGCTTACATAAGAGGGGAAATTATAAGCTACAGTAGCAACAAGAGTAAGCAATATAACCAAGAATTAAAATCATTAGAAAGGCAAATTAAATCTAATGAAACAGAATTTTACCAGAGCAATGATCCCACTAAACTAAACAATCTGACTATTCTAAGAGCCAGGTATGATAAATTAACAGCAGAGAAAGTGGCAAAAAGTTTAATGTGGaccaaacaattattttatgacCAAGGAGAGAAGGCAGGAAAATTATTGGCCTGGAGGATAAAAAAGATGCAAGCAGAAAAGGCCATCACCCACATAAAGTCCAAATCGGGTATTATAACAACAgaccctttaaaaataaatgaaaatttcaGAGAGTTTTATCAATCTTTATACCAATCTGAATATACgggaaacagagaaacacaagaTGCATTTCTTGATCAGTTAAAATTTCAAACCCTCTCAGAAGAGGATAAAACAGCCCTTGATAGTCATTTAACAATAAAAGACCTGTCAGAAGCCATAGACGACCTGAATAGCGGTAAAACGCCTGGTCCTGATGGACTTCCAATGGAAttctataaaacatttaaaaataaattaatactgCCACTTCTTAACATGTATGAGGAGTCATATAAGTCCGGAATACT comes from Astatotilapia calliptera chromosome 1, fAstCal1.2, whole genome shotgun sequence and encodes:
- the LOC113020645 gene encoding uncharacterized protein LOC113020645, which produces MLLVWSGIYGTDMSKASSVKQCDIFTRRRKTGAIPSTSDTDANMASIAEVLDELKSLRSDFGAKLDSIDIRLTGMASAVTALEGKVSEVKQDILNQGAHIEEAEARIAEVESTLEKTETSLNSAIKRIALLEAKTDDLENRGRRKNLRIFGIKEGAEGQQSLFEFINIMLPKWLGLAPDKSFTLERVHRTLASGKPNQSRAVLIRFLKFQEKELVYREARKQQITHDGAKITFAQDLSAETVRIRRGFHPVVKLFIDINAFRGFQHNPCRLRILYGGKIHLFSTPQEAEKFYKNLPKETAEDAHHQ